From one Pueribacillus theae genomic stretch:
- the mecA gene encoding adaptor protein MecA, translated as MEIERVNEYTVKFFISYGDIEDRGFDREEIWYDRERGEELFWEMMDEAANEGEFEMDGPLWIQVQAFEKGLEIIVTKAKLSHDGSKLELPISDNEEAEISIEYQADETSGNLEPDSAENQKDDGQLKNNAAKKERSYLIKFKDFEDVIHLAHDMYVENLTSDLYVLDDIYYMYITFDEDAANEMLDQLSVVLEFGIKSKITIHRVREYGKLLMEKTALQQLRSYFPQA; from the coding sequence ATGGAAATCGAAAGAGTAAATGAATATACAGTAAAATTTTTTATCTCTTATGGGGATATTGAAGATAGAGGTTTTGATCGAGAAGAAATTTGGTATGATCGGGAAAGAGGAGAAGAACTGTTTTGGGAAATGATGGACGAAGCAGCCAATGAAGGCGAATTTGAAATGGACGGACCTTTATGGATTCAAGTGCAAGCTTTTGAAAAAGGGCTTGAAATTATTGTAACAAAAGCGAAGTTATCCCATGACGGCTCTAAACTTGAATTGCCTATATCAGATAATGAGGAAGCTGAAATCTCGATCGAATATCAAGCTGATGAGACGAGTGGCAATCTTGAACCCGATTCTGCTGAGAATCAAAAAGATGATGGGCAATTGAAAAATAACGCAGCAAAAAAAGAGCGAAGTTATTTAATTAAATTTAAAGACTTCGAAGATGTTATCCATTTGGCCCACGATATGTATGTTGAAAACCTGACGAGCGATTTGTACGTTTTAGACGACATTTACTACATGTATATTACTTTTGATGAAGATGCTGCAAACGAAATGTTGGATCAATTAAGCGTCGTTCTTGAATTCGGAATAAAATCCAAAATAACGATCCACCGTGTCCGGGAATATGGAAAGCTCCTTATGGAAAAAACAGCATTGCAACAACTGAGAAGCTACTTCCCTCAAGCATAA
- the spxA gene encoding transcriptional regulator SpxA, producing MVTLYTSPSCTSCRKAKLWLEENKIEYVERNILSEAPTLEEIKAILRMTEDGTDEIISTRSKTFQQLNLTLDTIKLQDLYELIQAHPGLLRRPIIIDDKRLQVGYNEDEIRRFLPRKVRNYQLREAQRLVN from the coding sequence TTGGTAACATTATATACATCCCCAAGTTGCACATCATGTCGGAAAGCTAAACTGTGGCTTGAGGAAAACAAAATCGAATATGTAGAACGTAATATCCTTTCTGAAGCTCCAACCTTGGAGGAAATTAAAGCGATTTTACGCATGACGGAAGATGGAACAGATGAAATCATTTCTACTCGTTCCAAAACATTTCAGCAACTTAATTTAACCTTGGATACAATAAAGCTGCAAGATTTATACGAACTCATACAGGCGCATCCAGGATTGCTGAGACGGCCGATTATCATTGATGACAAGCGTCTTCAAGTGGGTTACAATGAAGATGAAATTCGCCGTTTCTTGCCGAGAAAGGTTAGAAACTACCAGCTTCGCGAAGCGCAGCGTCTCGTTAATTAA